The Bradyrhizobium betae genomic interval GCCGATGGAAATGCCCGACATCGTCATCGGCCATGTCGAGACGCCGACGGCGGACACCGTGCTCGGCGCCAAGGGGTTGGCGAGGCCGGCACCGCGGCGGCGTCCGCCTGTGTGCTCAACGCCGTCAACGACGCGCTCCTGCCGTTCGATGCGACGATCAATTCAATTCCGATCACGCCGACGAAAGTCCTGAAAGCCCTGAAGCGGTTCTAGAAAAAAGACAATTGGAGGAAATCATGCCCAAATCCGGTTCGACCTCGAAGATCACCCGCCGCACCGCGCTCGCTGGCCTGTCGGCCGGCGCGGCTCTGCTCGCCATGCCTCGTCTCGGCCGGGCCGCGGACGAGACCATCCGCATCGGCTTCCCAACGCCGCTGACCGGACCATTCGCCGCTGAAGCGCGCGACCAGGTCAAATGCGCCGAGCTCGCGGTCAAGCTCGTCAATGACAAGGGCGGCGTCGGCGGCCGCAAGGTCGAGCTCCTGGTGCGGGACGACAAGCTCAACGCGGGCGAAGCGGCGACCCGTACGCTCGAGCTGATCGAGAAGGACAAGGTCCATGCCGTGGTCGGCGCGCTCTCCAGCGCCGTGCAGCTCGCGGTCAACGAAGTCACGCGCGCCCGCGGCGTGATCTACGTTTCGATCAGCCAGTCCGACACCATCAACGAGGTCAAGGATTTCAGCAAGTACACGTTCCACGAGGCTCTCAACCCGCACATGACCACCGCGGCCGTGGCGCGGCAGACCCTGAAGAAGGGCATGAAGGTCGCCCATCTCGTCGCCGACTATGCCTATGGCCACGAGATGCTGCGTGGCTTCAAGCGCGCGCAGACCGCGATCGGTGCCGAGACCGTCGGCGAGATCCTGCATCCGTTCGGTGCGGCCGATTATTCGACCTTCATGCCGCGTCTGATGTCGCTGCGGCCTGACGTGCTCTGCATTTCCAATTTCGGCCGCGATCAGGCCAATGCGATCAAGCAGGCGGTGGATTTCGGCGTCAAGCAGCAGATGAAGATCGTCGTGCCCGTCATCCTGCACAACCAGCGCCTCGCGGTCGGACCCGACGTGTTCGAGGGCGTCGTCGGCGGCTCCAACTATTTCTGGGGCCTGGAGACGCAGAGCAAGTCGGCCGCCAGCTTCAATGCGGCGTTCAAGGCCGCCAACGGCGGCGCGATCCCGACCGATTACGGCGCCTATGGCTATTCCGGCGTCGGATCGTTGCTGGCAGCAATGCAGGCTGCCGGCGGAACCGATACCGACAAGGTCGTCGATGCCCTGGAGAAGCTGCAATACGACCTCACCAAGGGTCCGCAGCATTACCGCAAATGCGACCATCAGTCGGTGCAGTCGGTGCTGGTGCTGGAGTCCAAGAAGAAGTCCGCGATGGCGAACGACAATGATCTGTTCGCGATCCTGGCCAACGATGCGGGGTCCGATGACATGCTGCGCAGCTGCAGCGAGCTCGGCCACGCGACCTGAAGCCTGTTACCATGGACCTGTCGCTGATCATCATGCAGCTTCTCTCCGGGATCGCCCTTGGCGCGGTCCTGGTGATCACTGCGCTTGGACTGACGATCGTGTTCGGCATGCTGGGGGTGGTCAATTTCGCCCATGGCGCGCTGTTCATGATCGGGGCCTATGCGGGGCTGTATCTGGCATCGCTCACCGGAAGCTTTTGGTGGGGGTTGCTGCTCGCGCCCATCTTGATCGGCGCCTTCGGCATGCTGATCGAGTTCGTCCTGATCCGCAGGCTCTACGGACGCTCGATCGACGATCCGCTGCTGCTTACCTTCGGCCTAAGCTACATCCTGGTCGAGGGCGTGCGTATCGTGTTCGGCAGCGACGGCATTCCGTTTCCGACCCCGCCGCAGCTGGTCGGCGTGCTTGATCTCGGCATTGGCTTCTTTCCGCGCTACCGGTTGTTCGTCATAGCCCTTGTGGCGGTGGTGCTGCTGGTGCTCTGGCTGACGCTGGAGAAGACCCGCGTCGGCCTGATCGTGCGCGCCGGCGCGCGCGATCCCACCATCATGCAGGTGCTCGGTGTCGATATCGGGCGGGTCTGGCTGGCGATCTTTGGGCTCGGGTCGGGCTGGCCGCGCTGGGCGGCGTGCTCGCGGGGCCCATGCGCAGCGTCAATCCGGAGATGGGCTCGCTGGTGCTGGCGGAGGCCTTCGTGGTGACCGTGATCGGCGGCCTCGGCTCGATCGTCGGCGCGGTCGTCGCCGGCCTGATGGTCGGTATCTCCATCAGCCTGGTGGCGCTGTTTGTCCCTGAAATGGCGACCATCGTGATGTTCGCGTTGATGGCGGTGGTGCTGCTGATCCGTCCGGAGGGCCTGTACGGCGTGAGAGGGAGGACCGCGTGACGCACCCTTCGAGCGGCGAAGCGGTCGCCAAACCGGCCTCCACAGGACTCGGCTGGCTCCTCGAGCAGCGCGTGCTGCTGTCGATTGCGGTGCTTGCCGTGCTGCCCTGGCTGCTGCCGTCCCAGGCGCTGGCCGTCAACGTCCTGATCTACGGTGTCGTGGTGATGGGCTACAATCTGCTGTTCGGCTACACCGGGCTGCTGTCGTTCGGGCAGGCGGCGTTCTTCGGCGCCGGCGCCTACTTCACCGGCATTGCGATCGGCCGCTACGGCATGCCCTGGTTTGCCGCGGTGCCGATCGCCGTCCTCCTCAGCACCTGCCTTGCCGCCGCGATCGGCATGGTCTCGACGCGCACCCGCGGCATCTATTTCTCCATGGTGACGCTCGCGCTGGCCCAGCTCGTCTATTACGTCGCGCTTCAGGCCTCCTCCTTCACCGGCGGCGAGAACGGCCTGCGCGGATTCACGGTCGATCGCATCAGTCTGTTTGGCTTTCAGGTCAATTTTCTCGACCCCGTCAACAAATACTACGTGCTGATGGCCTTCGCGGCGCTGGCGATGTGGTTTCAGTCCCGTATCCTGAATTCGCCGTTCGGCGCCGTGATCGAGGCGATCCGCGAGAACGAGCAGCGGGCGCGGGCCTGCGGCTATGACGTCGAGCGCAGCAAGCTGATCGTGTTCATGCTGTCGGGCGCGATCTCCTCGCTCGGCGGCTGCATGCTGGCACTGCATCTGTCGATCGTGCCGCTGGATCTCCTGCACTACCAGACCTCCGGCATGATCGTGATGATGGTGCTGCTCGGCGGCGCGCGCAGCTTCTTCGGGCCCTTCGTTGGGGCAGCCAGCTTCCTGATCCTGGAGGACGTCATTTCACTCTGGACGCCGCACTGGCAGATCTTCGTCGGCGCGATCTTCGTCCTGTTCGTGCTGTTCCTGCCCAAGGGCATCTGGGGCACGCTGCTCGACGCGCTTCGCATCGGAAAGGCGCGGCCATGAGCGGCGAACTGCTTCGTGTCGAGGGGATCGGCAAGCGCTTTGGCGGCTTCGTTGCGCTCGAGGGCATTACGGTGTCCTTTGCCGCCGGACAGCTCACCTCGATCATCGGTCCGAACGGTGCCGGCAAGAGCACCTTCTTCAACATCCTCTCCGGCGCGTTGACCCCAACATCGGGCAAGCTGCACTTCAGGGGACGCGAGCTGAGCGGCCTGCCGCAGCACCGTTTCGTGCATCAGGGCATCTCGCGCTCCTACCAGATCACCAACATCTTTCCGGATCTGTCCGTGCACGAGAACGTCCGCGTCGCGGCGCAGGCGCTGACCGTGAGCTACGACATCTGGCGCAACCGCGCCCGCCTGACCGAGCTGAACGCGCGCGCCGATGCTGCGCTCGACGCCGTCGGGCTGCTCTCCAGGCACGGCGAACTTGCAAAGTTCCTGTCGCACGGCCAGCAGCGCGCGCTGGAGATCGCGATCGCGCTGGTCTCCGAGCCCGAGCTGCTGTTGCTGGACGAGCCGACCGCGGGCATGGGGCCGGAAGAGACCAAGGACATGGTCGCGCTGCTCGAGCGCCTTGCCGAGAAGCGGACCGTGCTCCTCGTCGAACACAAGATGAAGATGGTGCTGGGCCTGTCCAAGCGCGTCGTGGTGCTGCATCACGGCCGGCTGCTGGCCGACGGCGCGCCCGACGAGATCAGGAGCAACCCGGAAGTCCGCCGGGTCTACCTCGGACAGAGTGAAGGCTATGGCTGAGACCGCGCTGCTCGAAATCAATGATCTCCACGCCTGGTATGGCGCGAGTCACATCCTCCACGGCATCTCCCTGCACGTGAATCCGGGCGAGGTGGTCGCTCTCGTCGGCCGCAACGGCGCCGGCAAGACCACGACACTGCGGGCCATGATGGGTCTGATGCCGAAGGCCACGGGTCGCGTGCGCTTTGCAGGCCAGGAGCTCCTGCCCCTACGCGCCCATCAGCGTTTTCATCTCGGTCTGGCCTACGTGCCGGAGGAGCGCCGCATCGTTTCCGGGCTCTCCGTGCGCGAGAACCTTCGCCTCGGTCTCGTCGCGGCCGGCGGCGATATCGAGGAGCGCGTCGCAATCGACGAGATTGCCGAAACCTTCCCGCGCCTCAAGGAGCGGCTTGATCAGGAGGGCGTCACGCTGTCGGGAGGCGAGCAGCAGATGCTCGCGATCGCCCGCGCGCTGATCGCCAGGCCCAGAATGATCCTGCTCGACGAACCCTCGGAAGGCATCATGCCGGTCCTGGTCGAGGAGATGGGCGTGCTGTTCCGCCGCCTGCGCGACGAAGGCAAGACGCTGCTGCTGGTCGAGCAGAACGTCGAATGGGCGCTACGGCTCGCCGACCGTGCCGTGATCATCGATCAGGGCGAGGTGGTGCATGAGAGCAGCGCCGCGGCACTGCTGGCCGACAAGGACATCCAGGAGCGCTACTGCGCGGTGTGAGCGGCCTCAGGCCACGACCTTGGCGCCGGCGTGGTCGAGCCGCTGCCGTTCGTTCGCGAGATAGTCGCCGATCGCATCGGCCGGCATGGGCTTTGCGAAATAGTAACCCTGGATGAAGTCGCATCCGAGCCGGCGCAGGCTGTCGAGCTGGGCGCGGGTCTCGACGCCTTCGGCGACGCAGGCAATCTCCATGTCGCCGCACAGGCCCGCCAGTGATTTGATGATCTTGTGGCTCACCGGATTTTCGTTGATGTCCGCGACGAAGCTGCGGTCGACCTTGATCTTGTCGAGCGGCAGCCGGTGCACGTGGCTCAGCGAGGAATAGCCGGTCCCGAAATCGTCCAGCGAAATGCCGCAGCCCATGGCCTTCAGCGTCGCGATCGATTGCTGCGCGCGCGCGAAGTCGAAGGTAACGGCGGTCTCGGTGATCTCGAAATCGATCCGGCGGGGCGGCACGCCGCTCTTCTCGATGATGGAGATCAGCGGCAGGATGCCTTCGGCCGCGCAGACGTCGTGGGCGGAGAGATTGAACGACAGGCGGATGTCGTCGGGCCAGGTCCTGGCAGTCGCCAGCGCGCGCCCGAGCAGCGCCTGCGTCAGCGGCCGGATCAGGCCGATGCGCTCGGCGGCCGGAATGAAATCAGCCGGCGAGACCAGGCCGAGGCGGGAGCTGCGCCAGCGCGCCAGGACCTCGAAGCCGACGGTATGCTCGCTCATGGCGTCCACGATCGGCTGAAACACCAGGTCCATCTCGGTGTTGAAATCAGCTGTCCGCAGCAAAGTCTCGATGACGCCGCGGCTGCGGATCTCTGCTTCGAGTTCGCTCGAGAAGATCACGGTGCGGCCGCGCAGATGGCGCTTGGCATGATAGAGCGAATAGTCGGCGCATTCATAGAGCGCCTCTGCCGTCGTCGCCGATTGAGGAAACAGCGCGAAGCCGATCGAGCAGGACAGGCCGGTATGAGCGGTATCGAGCTGGTAAGGCAGCTTGACCTGGTCGCCGATGCGTTCGCCGAGCCGCGTCAGGTCCACATCATCGGGGTCGCCGCACACGACGAGACCGAACTCGTCGCCGCCGAGCCGGGCGAATTCCACCCGCTGCGGACCAAAGCCCTCGCAGACCTCGCGGATACGACGGCCCGCCTCGATCAGGACGCGGTCGCCGACCGAGTGCCCGTAATTGTCGTTGATGGGCTTGAAGCCGTCGAGGTCGATGATCCCGACCGCAACGCGAACCTTTCTACGCTCGGTGTCAGCGAAGGCGCTCGACAGCTCGGCGAAGAAGCGGCGGCGGTTCGGCAGCTCGGTGAGCGAATCCAGATTGGCGAGGCGGAAGTTCTCGTCCGACAGCGCTTGCGTCGCTGCCTGCTGTGCCAGCAGCGACTTGCGGCTGGCGACGAGGTCGGCGAAGTCGCGATAGTAGATAAACAGCACCGTCACCATCGCGCCCGACACGAGGAGGTTATTGACCGCGATCGCCTTCAGCGTCGGCTCCCCCGTCGCCCAGAAGAACAGCACATAGGGTACGTCGACGACCAGGGTGACGATCAGCGCTGCCGAGCGAAGATGCATCAGCGAGAAGATGCAGCCGATCACGGTCACCGCCATGTAGAAGGCGACCTGGCTCTTGGCGAAAGGGTCGCCATAAGGGTAGAGCGCGAACGACCATGCGGTGAAGCCGGCGCCGATCGGCAGCGTCATCCAGTTGGTGGAGCGCAGATTGCGCAGGATGTCGGCATCGCTGCGCACGAGGTGGCGCTGGCGCAGCCACCAGAAGGTCCGAAGCGCGGCGAACAGGGTCAGCACGGAAGGGACGATCATCGTCAGCCAGTCCGGCGCCACGTTCACATAGGTGTAGGCGACCGCGATCGTGTTGCTCATGAGGATGAAGTAGAGCAGCGGGATCTGCTTGGAGAAGGCGCTGAACTGCGCGCGCGTCAGGTCCGGGTTGTCGGCGGGAACGCGAAACAGCCGTATCGCGGCGGCCATGTGAGACTTCAAATCGACGACAGGCATTGCAATACGAGCCCCGGATCCCTTCAAAACACCGGTGATCTTGCCGCGCGGGGGTAAAGGTCGCGTTAGGCGGGCTTCGCGGGAGGAGCCAGCGCAGGTTGCACGCTACCGCGGAATTTTCCGGTCGCGTGCATTGGTGAGGCCACGTTAAGGATATCCGGCCGCTGGGGCGTACGTCTCGGGCACAACTTCCCATAATCACCGCAGCTACGACCTGCTAACCATGCACGTGACGGAGCGGTGCAGCGTATTGCCGCGCGGCCATGGCTGACGGCCGGCGCGCCTATCGCCTCCCGTTCAGGGAGAGGCGACAGGCGACCTTGCGGCAGAGAGAGTAAGGCGATCGCTATTTCTTCTCCAGCGCCGCTGTTTGCTTGGCGAGCTGCTTGTCGAAGTCCTCCGACAGGCTGGTCGCGTAGGTCGCGAGCTCGCCCGGCTTGACGAACGGGTTCGGTGCACCGTCCTTCATCTCCGCGCGCTTGGCCTGCATGCCGTAGACTTCGGGATGCGGCCCGAGCAGGACGTCGATCTTCATGGCCTTCACCTTGGCATAGGTCGCGCGATAGTCGTCGACGATACCGGCGTGGGTCGGCTGGCCGACCAGCCGGTTCAGCGCCACCGTGCCGCTGCAGAAGAACAACACCTGGCGGTTCTGGCCGCCGTCCTTGACGGTCATCTCCCAGCTCGTGCAGCCCGGCGAGTGACCGGGCGTGGCGTGCGCCGTCAGCGTGGTGTCGCCGAGCGTGACCTTGTCGCCTTCCTTCACGGCGCGATCGACCTTCACCGCGGGGAAGGCGAGATCCTCGTTCTTCTCGTCGCCGGGATAGTAGCCGCCTTCGAGCAGCGGCTTGTCGCGCTCGCCGGCCACGAGTTGCGCGCCAGTCTCCTTCTTGACCTCGGCAAAGCCCCCGGTGTGATCGAAATGCGCGTGCGTGTTGAGGATGATCTTGATGTCGGCGACCTTCAGGCCGAGCTTCGTGATGTTGTCCTTGATCATGCCGGTCGACTGCGGAAGCGCCGTGTCCATCAGGATCAGGCCCTGCGAGGTCTTGATGACGTAGACGGCGATGCCGTCGGTGCCGACATAGTAGATGTTGTCGATGAGCTGGAACGGCTCGAACGGCGTGGTCCATTTCTTGGTCACCGCCGCAATGAAATCCTTGACCGTCTGCGCCTGCGCGCCGGTTGCGAAAAACGCCAGCGCACACAGCGCGGCCGCGAGCTTCTTCATAGGTTGCCTCCCGGAGTGTTCTTGTCATTCTGACCGCACGCAGCTTTCGCGCGGCGGCCGGTGCGCAAGCTACGTCGTGCGCGGTGCGGCAGCAACGGCCTCGTGCCCTCAAATTTTCACTGCATGCGCGGAATAACGGTCGCCGGCCGGTTTGAGCATGGCGGCCATCGTTGCAGCACGGGCCTTGTCGTTTGACCGCGTGCGGGCATCCCGTCATACTTTGCGGCAAGACGGGCCAGAAAGACTCGTCGGCACCGGGAGCTGAAATGACCAATTCATGGCCCGTCCTCGCTGGGACGCTGGTTTCGCTTGTTTCCTGCACCGCGATAGCCTTGGCCCAGCCGGCCTGCGTCACCCAGAACATGGCCGTGCCGCCCGGCGCCAACACCACCGACAAGGCGGCACCGTTCTTCATCGACACGACAGGGCTTGATTTCAAGACCTCACCGCCGACGCGCGATCCTCTCAGCGCCAACTATCCGCGTGCGACCGAGCTGCCCGACGGAACGCTGCCGCCATCGGGGCCGAAGGCAATTTCATCATCGGCCCGACCCACAACCCCGCGCCGGAGACAATCGCGAAGGAGAGTGTGCCGCGCGGCACGACGAAGTCGTTCACACTCTCTTCGAAGCAGAGCACGATCTACAATCCCGGCCTGATCCGCGACGACGTTGCCGGCTGCACCAATTCCTCGATCATGACCACCGTGACCGCGCCGGACGACAAGTCACACATGATCGTCACCACAAGCCATCCCGGAATCTGGTCGCGCACGATCGACGTCTACGTGCCGGCGCAATATGTGCGCGGGACCGAAGCGCCGTTCATCGTGGTCGGAGACGGCGGCTCCAACGCCTACAAGGACCTCGCCACGACGCTGGATAATCTGATCGCGCAGCGCCGTGTGCCGCCGATGATCGCGATCCAGATCGGCAATGGCGGGCAGGACGCGCAGGGCAGCCAGCGCGGCCGCGAATATGACGCGGTGTCGGGCGCCTACGCGCAGTTCGTCGAGCGCGAGGTGCTGCCGCTGGTCGAGGCGAACGCCGACGTCAGGCTGACCAGAGATCCCGACGGGCGTGCGACCATGGGGTTGAGCTCCAGCGGCGTGGCCGCCTTCACCATGGCGTGGTTCTATCCCGATCTCTATCACCGCGTGCTGGCCTTCTCGCCGACCATGGTCAACCAGCAATGGCCGCACGATCCGTCGCTGCGCGGCGGCGCCTGGGAATATCACAGCGCGTGGACGGGGCCGGCCGGTCCCAACCTCATCTCGAAGGCTGGTGTGCTGACGCCGGCCGAGCCGCCCGGTGTGCCGCTGATCGCCGCTGCGCCAGTGAAGCCGATCCGCTTCTGGTTCTTCGGCGGCGACCAGGACCTGTTCTATCCGAATCCCACTATCCCCGACGGCATGCACGACTGGACCTTGTCGAACGCACTGACGGCGAAGGTGCTGGCGGAGAAGGGCTACCACTAGCAGTTCCTGTTCGTGCGCAACGCCAAGCACGTTGACCGGCCGACCATCGCGCAAACGCTGCCGTCGGCACTGGAGTGGGTCTGGAAAGGCTATCCGATTCCCTGACCGCGCAAGCGCGGCTGGATGCCTAACGCCCGATCGTCACGCCGGCGGTCGAGCGCATGGCGTCCCGCAGGCTTCTCGCGTTCATGTCGTCGAGCACCTGCCGCGTCAGGACGGTGGTCTGGCCGGGCGTGTTGAGGATCGTCTCGCCGCGCGACAACGACAGTCGATCAGCCTTATAGGGCGAGGGCGGATCGGTCGCATGGGCGTGGTGCCGCTTGCTGGAGGCGGCCAAAGCTCCCTGCGAGGCGCAGAGGGCGACGATCGCGATCGATCGCAACAATTTTGCGGGCATGCGACCTCCCATGGTCAGGATGTCAGCCTAGCACATGGTCGCGTCGCCGCAGGAAAACAATGTCAGGCGAGAACGGCCTGGCGTTCCCCCACCGGTTCGCGAACCCGGTCGGTCTTTCCGGGCTCGGCGAGCCGCGTGAAACTCCGCTGGCCCGCACGCGCGGGTGCCTCGACGATGATGCCCTCGCAGACGATCTGCCCGCCCAGCATCCTGAATTCCAGCTTGTCATAGCGCGGCATGGTCTCGCCGGGCGCCGGCGGCAGCAGTTCGACGCGCCCCTGGATGTTCAGCGTGGCATCGCCGGTGCCGTGAAGCCGCGGATTCCACATCCTGATCCCGGTCTCCGCCCAGCGTTGCGGGATCAGCGTAGCGCGATCGACGGGATCCGCGATCTTGGCGCGCGCCTTTGGCGCGCTGGAGATCTTCGGAACAGGGGCCGCAAGGACTGGTTCGGGCGTGACAGGTTCGATGACGCTCGGAGGGACCTCCGCGGCCAGTTCGGCAACCGGTGCAGGAGCGCTCGTGTGGATAGGCTCGACCTCGACCGGGACGCTCGAGGGGCCGTCGCTCTCGATGCCCCCGGCGATATCCGCCGTCGAGACTTCGCCATCGCCGAGAGTCGCACAGGTGTCCGCTACCACGATCGGTTCGACATCCACGACGACTCCAGAGCAGGGTTCGTCGTTGACGATGAGAGCAGGGGCATCGACCGCAGCGATCGCGACATCGGCAGATACCTCTTCTGCGACGACGGGCTCGACCTCGATCGGGGCTTCGAACGATGGTTGGTTGCTGAGGACGGGCTCGGGAGCATCGAACGGCTCGCTCCCGGTTTCGGCAGACGGAGCCTCTTCCCCGGCGGCATGTTCACCGTTCGCCGGGAGTTCCGCAACCGGATCAGTGTTGATGAGCTCGGACGGATTAACGGGCTCGTGCTCGACCGGGGAAACCGAAATCTCCTCGACGGCCACCGTCTTGGCGTCGCAATGCAGCGGCTCGGCGACGATGCTGTCGAGCGCCGGTGCTGCTTCCGCAACGTCGGCAGCGGTGGAATCGCTCGCGGCGGTCGGCGCGACGTCGATGCTGCCGCTGTGCGGCAAGGGCCGAAGCCGGGTGAACGCCCATTTCACCGCGGGAATGCGGCGCAGCAACGATATCAGTCTCGAAAGCACAGGGAGTTATCCAAGAGGTACTCGGCGTGAGGCAATCGCTGATTCGCCAGCAATGCGAAAAACTGCCCCGGCCGTCACATCGCTGTCAATGTGGATGGGACCAATTGCAGAACATCTACACAGCGATCGCGACGCGGGCGATCTGATGTGCTTCATTCAGGGGGCATCGGTGCCAGCGGAGCTGAGGTGAGGACGATCCATGAGAAAAATGACGGCCATTGGAGCGGTTCTGCTCTGGTCCACCATCGCCTTCGCGCAGGACCGCACCATCACCGTGGCCTCGACGACGTCGACGGAGCAGTCGGGACTGT includes:
- a CDS encoding ABC transporter ATP-binding protein, producing MSGELLRVEGIGKRFGGFVALEGITVSFAAGQLTSIIGPNGAGKSTFFNILSGALTPTSGKLHFRGRELSGLPQHRFVHQGISRSYQITNIFPDLSVHENVRVAAQALTVSYDIWRNRARLTELNARADAALDAVGLLSRHGELAKFLSHGQQRALEIAIALVSEPELLLLDEPTAGMGPEETKDMVALLERLAEKRTVLLVEHKMKMVLGLSKRVVVLHHGRLLADGAPDEIRSNPEVRRVYLGQSEGYG
- a CDS encoding branched-chain amino acid ABC transporter permease, with amino-acid sequence MTHPSSGEAVAKPASTGLGWLLEQRVLLSIAVLAVLPWLLPSQALAVNVLIYGVVVMGYNLLFGYTGLLSFGQAAFFGAGAYFTGIAIGRYGMPWFAAVPIAVLLSTCLAAAIGMVSTRTRGIYFSMVTLALAQLVYYVALQASSFTGGENGLRGFTVDRISLFGFQVNFLDPVNKYYVLMAFAALAMWFQSRILNSPFGAVIEAIRENEQRARACGYDVERSKLIVFMLSGAISSLGGCMLALHLSIVPLDLLHYQTSGMIVMMVLLGGARSFFGPFVGAASFLILEDVISLWTPHWQIFVGAIFVLFVLFLPKGIWGTLLDALRIGKARP
- a CDS encoding putative bifunctional diguanylate cyclase/phosphodiesterase, with protein sequence MPVVDLKSHMAAAIRLFRVPADNPDLTRAQFSAFSKQIPLLYFILMSNTIAVAYTYVNVAPDWLTMIVPSVLTLFAALRTFWWLRQRHLVRSDADILRNLRSTNWMTLPIGAGFTAWSFALYPYGDPFAKSQVAFYMAVTVIGCIFSLMHLRSAALIVTLVVDVPYVLFFWATGEPTLKAIAVNNLLVSGAMVTVLFIYYRDFADLVASRKSLLAQQAATQALSDENFRLANLDSLTELPNRRRFFAELSSAFADTERRKVRVAVGIIDLDGFKPINDNYGHSVGDRVLIEAGRRIREVCEGFGPQRVEFARLGGDEFGLVVCGDPDDVDLTRLGERIGDQVKLPYQLDTAHTGLSCSIGFALFPQSATTAEALYECADYSLYHAKRHLRGRTVIFSSELEAEIRSRGVIETLLRTADFNTEMDLVFQPIVDAMSEHTVGFEVLARWRSSRLGLVSPADFIPAAERIGLIRPLTQALLGRALATARTWPDDIRLSFNLSAHDVCAAEGILPLISIIEKSGVPPRRIDFEITETAVTFDFARAQQSIATLKAMGCGISLDDFGTGYSSLSHVHRLPLDKIKVDRSFVADINENPVSHKIIKSLAGLCGDMEIACVAEGVETRAQLDSLRRLGCDFIQGYYFAKPMPADAIGDYLANERQRLDHAGAKVVA
- the blaBJP gene encoding BJP family subclass B3 metallo-beta-lactamase; translation: MKKLAAALCALAFFATGAQAQTVKDFIAAVTKKWTTPFEPFQLIDNIYYVGTDGIAVYVIKTSQGLILMDTALPQSTGMIKDNITKLGLKVADIKIILNTHAHFDHTGGFAEVKKETGAQLVAGERDKPLLEGGYYPGDEKNEDLAFPAVKVDRAVKEGDKVTLGDTTLTAHATPGHSPGCTSWEMTVKDGGQNRQVLFFCSGTVALNRLVGQPTHAGIVDDYRATYAKVKAMKIDVLLGPHPEVYGMQAKRAEMKDGAPNPFVKPGELATYATSLSEDFDKQLAKQTAALEKK
- a CDS encoding TonB-dependent receptor plug domain-containing protein, translated to MPAKLLRSIAIVALCASQGALAASSKRHHAHATDPPSPYKADRLSLSRGETILNTPGQTTVLTRQVLDDMNARSLRDAMRSTAGVTIGR
- a CDS encoding alpha/beta hydrolase, giving the protein MPRGTTKSFTLSSKQSTIYNPGLIRDDVAGCTNSSIMTTVTAPDDKSHMIVTTSHPGIWSRTIDVYVPAQYVRGTEAPFIVVGDGGSNAYKDLATTLDNLIAQRRVPPMIAIQIGNGGQDAQGSQRGREYDAVSGAYAQFVEREVLPLVEANADVRLTRDPDGRATMGLSSSGVAAFTMAWFYPDLYHRVLAFSPTMVNQQWPHDPSLRGGAWEYHSAWTGPAGPNLISKAGVLTPAEPPGVPLIAAAPVKPIRFWFFGGDQDLFYPNPTIPDGMHDWTLSNALTAKVLAEKGYH
- a CDS encoding ABC transporter substrate-binding protein, yielding MPKSGSTSKITRRTALAGLSAGAALLAMPRLGRAADETIRIGFPTPLTGPFAAEARDQVKCAELAVKLVNDKGGVGGRKVELLVRDDKLNAGEAATRTLELIEKDKVHAVVGALSSAVQLAVNEVTRARGVIYVSISQSDTINEVKDFSKYTFHEALNPHMTTAAVARQTLKKGMKVAHLVADYAYGHEMLRGFKRAQTAIGAETVGEILHPFGAADYSTFMPRLMSLRPDVLCISNFGRDQANAIKQAVDFGVKQQMKIVVPVILHNQRLAVGPDVFEGVVGGSNYFWGLETQSKSAASFNAAFKAANGGAIPTDYGAYGYSGVGSLLAAMQAAGGTDTDKVVDALEKLQYDLTKGPQHYRKCDHQSVQSVLVLESKKKSAMANDNDLFAILANDAGSDDMLRSCSELGHAT
- a CDS encoding ABC transporter ATP-binding protein, producing the protein MAETALLEINDLHAWYGASHILHGISLHVNPGEVVALVGRNGAGKTTTLRAMMGLMPKATGRVRFAGQELLPLRAHQRFHLGLAYVPEERRIVSGLSVRENLRLGLVAAGGDIEERVAIDEIAETFPRLKERLDQEGVTLSGGEQQMLAIARALIARPRMILLDEPSEGIMPVLVEEMGVLFRRLRDEGKTLLLVEQNVEWALRLADRAVIIDQGEVVHESSAAALLADKDIQERYCAV